One Lagenorhynchus albirostris chromosome 7, mLagAlb1.1, whole genome shotgun sequence genomic window, TTTGCAACTGGTTTACTTCACGGCAAATCTCTGCTTTATTTGggaagctttttgttttgttttgtttctctcttcttttaataTAGTTCAGGAAGGTATCTTGAAGTTCTCTCCATGAACTTTACTAATGAAACAGTTCATGAAAACCTGTCTGCTTCTTGCAGCCCAGGTCCTGGAGTTATGGACGCACTGCTTCACTGGTGGATCTTGCTCCCTGGCAGTTTCAGAAGCCTTCTCCagccatttccttctttctctctgtagCCTGTCCCACATCCAGATTTCACAGCTGGTTTTGCTTACCCTCTAGTGTGGGTTATAGGCAACCAAGTCTGCCAGGACCTTGAGTGggcttttaagaaaaatttcaatgTATAGAGGCTGCCTGTATCACTTTGGCAATCATATCGACTAGTTATTGTACATGGTATCCTGATGAAACATACTGACGACTAGTTCACAGAACATTTGACACAAAATCTGCCTATGggaaaatggatttaaaatattaaaatttcccaTGGGTATATGCGTCGTGCGCCGGCTGTTAATGTCTTTGAATGACACCGGCCACCTCATTTGCAGAAGAGGGACCGGAAGACAAGCCTGGGTTCATTTTCCTGTTCTTCCCTGGATGGTGTTTATCCCCAGCCTGGCCCCTATTTAGATTGTTAGCGCTAGACAGCCACATCTGTGGTTGTAGGTATCGTGTTTCCGTTCTGTGTTGAAGGCAAGCTTCCCTGCACTCACCATTCTGAGAAATCACTCCGATTTCTAGATCtttatttccaggtatttttttcccatttgccaGTGACACACTGGATATTTTTAAGGCTTGCAGTATGTTATAACCCACAAGGAAGCAGTTCCCCTTGCAGAAAGCCCATGTAGGGCCCTCTCCTGAGCACACCTGTTCCCCTTTACACACACCAGGAAAGGATTAACCCAGCTGTTCTCTGCTTTTCAGATTTGACTGAAGAACGACTCGGGGACAGCAGCACAGCGGACACCACTGAGACCTTCAGTGACAAAGACACGGACCAGAGGAGCTCCCCGGACGTGGCCAAAAGTAAGGGCTGCTTCACGCCAGAGAGCCCCGAGATAGTGTCGGTGGATGAAGGGGGGTATGCGGTCCAGAAGAACGGAGGCAGCTCTGAGAGCCGACCCGACAGCCCCAAGTACCCCGGGGAGCAGAATCACCTCCTGATCGAGGGCCCCTCGGGGACCGTGTCTCTGCCCTTCAGCTTGAAAGCCAACAGACCGCCCCtggaagtgttaaaaaaaatattccccAATCAGAAGCCCACGGTGCTGGAGCTGATCCTGAAGGGCTGCGGGGGCGACCTGGTGAGCGCCGTGGAGGTCCTGCTCTCCAGCCGCACCTCCAGCTTGGCCGCGGACCGAACTGCGGCAGAGCCCGAGGGCCTGGTGCTGCCCTCCAGCGGGCACATCTTTGAACACACCTTGAGCTCCTACCCCATCTCCTCTTCCAAATGGTCCGTGGGCTCGGCCTTCAGAGTCCCAGACACGTTGAGGTTTTCCGCCGACTCCAGTAACGTGGTCCCCAGCCCCCTGGCCGTGCCCCTGCAGCACCCGTTCCCCCAGCCCCCCCGGTACCCTCTGATGCTGAGGAATACTTTGGCGAGAAACCAGTCGAGCCCCTTTCTTCCCAACGATGTCACCCTGTGGAACACCATGACGTTGCAGCAACAGTACCAGCTGAGGTCCCAGTACGTCAGCCCTTTCCCCACTAACTCTACCAGCGTCTTCAGAAGCTCACCTGTCCTCCCCGCCCGCGTCCCCGAAGACCCTCGGATACCCATCCCTGACGATGGGTGTCCCATCGTGTCAAAGCAGTCCATTTACGCCGAGGACGACTATGACGAGAGGTCTGACTCCTCAGACTCTAGAATACTCAACACTTCATCTTAAAGTGCTACCCGATGGGTGGTGACCAGGTGACGTTGTCTGTGCGTTTGAACCCTGGCCCCCCCTTGAGGAGAGGCCACATCCTGTGTAtaccttttccttctgtttcacaAAGTGACTGTGCTTGATTCTATACCTTAGCAATAAAAACATAACTTATTTAATTTCTTGCACTTCACTGGAAAATGCCAAATAGCTCTGCTCTGTGGCTTTAGTGCTGAATGTTCGTTGTAAAAGAGAATAGTCTTGGGAAAGCCTTGGGCCCATGGAAGATTTATTTGGGGATGTAGAGCTGAAGGTCAGCCTTGCCCCTAAACTCAGCCTGGAATGTTCAATAAAATAGTATacttgaatgaatttttttttttttttttttttttttttttgcggtacacgggcctctcctgttgcggagcacaggctgtggacgcgcaggctcagcggccatggctcacgggcccagccgctccgcggcacgtgggatcttcccggaccgggtcgcaaacccgcgtcccctgcatcggcaggcggactctcaaccactgcgccaccagggaaacccct contains:
- the DMRT3 gene encoding doublesex- and mab-3-related transcription factor 3; translation: MNGYGSPYLYMGGPVSQPPRAPLQRTPKCARCRNHGVLSWLKGHKRYCRFKDCTCEKCILIIERQRVMAAQVALRRQQANESLESLIPDSLRSLPGPPPPGDATSAPPPSQPSQPPLPRPAVELAAAAALRWAAEPQPGALQAQLAKPDLTEERLGDSSTADTTETFSDKDTDQRSSPDVAKSKGCFTPESPEIVSVDEGGYAVQKNGGSSESRPDSPKYPGEQNHLLIEGPSGTVSLPFSLKANRPPLEVLKKIFPNQKPTVLELILKGCGGDLVSAVEVLLSSRTSSLAADRTAAEPEGLVLPSSGHIFEHTLSSYPISSSKWSVGSAFRVPDTLRFSADSSNVVPSPLAVPLQHPFPQPPRYPLMLRNTLARNQSSPFLPNDVTLWNTMTLQQQYQLRSQYVSPFPTNSTSVFRSSPVLPARVPEDPRIPIPDDGCPIVSKQSIYAEDDYDERSDSSDSRILNTSS